A segment of the Mastacembelus armatus chromosome 7, fMasArm1.2, whole genome shotgun sequence genome:
TGTGTTAAATATGAAAATTTAACATACAGAATGGTTAGTAATCTAACAAGATGGATAAATGATTAGGGAAATATGTGCTAATCTTAATGTTGTAACAAAGAggactttcatttttaatttgaaaaaaaaaaaacaaaaaacaaaaaaaacaacacaaaacaaaaaaaactattggAGCACACAAGTGCTTGTGGGATACATATATAATCCTATTGGCAATGCCACATTTGCTACTGTTTTCACAACAACATAGCCTGAAAGTACTAAAATGGAGTACTAAAATGCTCCATTTCCACATTCATCATTAATCtaaaatcataatcataatataaaaataacaaaatggtCACTGCCATGTAACAATACAGTATGTAATACTGTATGAAACAAGAAGTGTCCCTCCAGAATgtagaaaacatttgaaaaatctGAAGAGAACTATGGGACTGTttggcagtaaaaaaaaaacatgcaaaagtcCTTGTATGGTCCTTTAACAACATGATATGTTGGTGTGGATGACATTAAAGCCACagaatagagagaaaaaaaaaatgtttccaaatGGTCATTGGTTAATAATTTCATCACCCTCCACTCAATTACCTTTTGAGAGAAAAAGGCAAATTACTTTTAACATTCTTGTGCATCTCAGGTTTTGCTGGTCTCTGTAATGCTGTCCTCTTCTACCTTGATTCGCAGGTGCTTCTGACAGTGTTCTAGAAATGAGTCCAGTGCCGAGAAACCCTGCTGGCAGGGCACACAGTGGTACAGCCTCTGCCTCTTTGAGCCCGGCCATTTGCAGGTGTCCATTTCATTGGTGCACACACTGCACTGTCTCCTCTTCATGGAGGACTGGTGGAGCTCCATGTGCTCCCTCAGCTGTTCCTGTACAGAGAAAACCTCTGCACAGGATGGGCATGGAaactctctctcctcctcttcatcttcttccatCTCTTTCACTTCAGGCACTTCTCTGCATTTCCCTGGATCAGGGGCCTTGGTCTGTAATTTAGACACTTTCCTGGGCCTCCGCAGTCCACCCCTAACAGTCTTATTACCTGCTAGGCtggtttttgctttatttggtCTGCACTCTGATAACTTGGAGTCTTTGGTGGTATATCCTAAAGaaagggttttgtttttggtggtgGTGAAACTTGAGGTTGTGTGGTGTCTGCAATGTGCCCTAAGGGACAAATGATGGACAAAGACTTTGCCGCAGATCTGACATGGGTATGAGCCTCCTCTCCTGCGTTTGCTAATGACCGGCCTTGGTTCTCTGcgaatatttttttctctggtgtgtttctcttttctgtgcACATATAGCTTAGAAGTGGTCCTGAAAACCATGTCACAGGAGCGACAGCTCAAAAGCTTCTTTTTAGATTGTGGTTTTGTATTTGGACAGCCACTCACCTTCTGATTCCCccctttctttgtttctccaaCAGTACATTCTCTTTTCGTCTTCTGTCCCTGCAGAGACCACAGCTGCTCCTCTGTGTGGTTGCTCTGTTTATGGCGTTGCAGTCCAGCCTCTGTGCGGAAGGTTCTCAAACAGAACTGGCACATATTGACAGCTCTGCTCCTGGGCCCTGGGGTGTCTGAAGAGTCTGAACGAGTGGAGTCGCCTTCGGAAACTGTAGGAGACTCATCAGGAAGACTTGCATCAACAACGTCTGATGGGGATGGCGGTTCACTACAACCAGCCTGCTGATGGTGCAGCAGAGCCTGCTTCTGGCTGAAACCTCTGCCACATGGGGCACATGCATAAGGGCTATTGTCCAGGAGGTGAGACTGACGGTGAAGTGATTTGTCCTGTGGCCTGCTGGGATCTGAGGTGTGAGTTGTACATGCAGGGCACGGAGAACCCAGCTGGGACTCTCCGTGACAAAGCTCACACCTAGAGGAATCATATTCACACTTATGCAGGTGCAGGGACGACCTCAGGGAGAACTCCTGCCCACAAGAGGAACAGCGGTGGGGCTTAGGTAACGCGTTTTTTAGCTCTTGGTGGTGCAACAGATCTGTTGCATAAGGAAAGCCCTTACCACATTCGTGACAAACATATACGGGCAGGTGGGACTGCTGATGCCTCAGGTTTCGTGTGTGCTGTTTGGTCTCAGCCCGTGCTATGAAGCTGGCCAGTCTGGATAGGGTGTCTCCTGCAGACCTGCAGCGGCCAAACGTCTCATGGGCCCTTGTGGTGCTCCAGCTGACGCCATCCATCCTCGAACCTTCACCTCTCTCCTGCTTCAGAGACAGACGTTTGAGCTTAGAAACCGCACAAAGACCAAAGCCAAAATAAGACACATGCAGCAGCATGAAGGGTGTTTAAACCGAAATAAACCACGTTACCGCTTCACAGTGCCGTGCGGCTTTCTGCCTGTTCTTGTTAATGTTATCGATTATTGATCGCTGGGTTCATGTTCCACAAACTGGTGAACAACGGAGGGGCAGCGGCGGGAATGTTACTGAGCTGGCTGCATGtttgctaacgttagctgggGGCTAGCAGCGCTAACACGTTGGAAATGTTCACTCGAAGCGGCTTCACTTCGCCCggacacacaaactcacactgaGCCGCCTCCTGCACGATTCAACGCGGTCTGTCGAGTCTGTGTCTAGACCCACCGACCGGACTGGCATAGCTGCAAAAGTGAAACCGAAGTTCGGCTGAATCCCAAGGTCCGTATTCGTCCCCGCTTCCAGAGCTAATGGGCGCGTCCCCTGGCGGGTCCGGCAGTGATGAGGGTTCGGGGGGACTTGTCCAAGTCCACAAGGGGCCTCGGGCAGAGTACAAGGATCCCCCCCAAAGAGTTCACACGGGGTGCAGAAGATTCAGATACAGCCTTCACTATCGCCAAATTACCCACAATTCATAGCGAAAATGGACGTGACCAACGTGACCAtgttagaagaaaaaaaaaagaaaaagaaataaactgaattCATAATAAGATgaatttattcactttttcaaACTTCTCAAATTATACTAACGTCTTCACACAAATGCTCTTGATGCTGCGGAGTCTAAAACTGATTAATCTTTGTTTGAAAGTCCCAAACCTTCCTAAAGTAACTGGGTTTTggttttgcaggtgttttccaAAGTTATTAGTGTCATATGGTGAGTCATACATTCAGCCTGGTGCCCTGCAACACTGTGCCAACATCTTATTAGTGATCCACCTGTGGATAATGTTTTTGTctagtgacataaatataaatgcatGAGAGGATACTGACCAACATTAACTTGTACATCATCATTTAGAATAACAAGACCACAAAAAAAATGGTCTTTCATATTATAAGCTAAACCCTTGAGCACATTTTTTCAtaagtcatttttatatatCTTTTTTGGTCTTAAATGCATAAATTTGATCCGACGTCACTGATTTTGATTAATATAAAAGATCCCATTTTtgtccatttattttttaaattacccATAATATTTGATGAGGAAAAATGACAGTCtccagccaaacacacacatagaaatgCAAAGACGGACAATAACAACTgtttaatataaacaaaatttGAATCTTATATACAGCAAGTACTGTAGTTCTTGGTTTAAGGCTGAAGCCAGCACTGATTAGTGactaaaacaaatgaaaaaaattggCATGATTGTAGCAACAGCATAAACatatctgaaacaaagtttTTGTCTGCCTTTAGTTATCAGCATCATATTTTAAGGACATatgacttttaaataaaaacagcatgaagTGAATGATACCATTGTGGTAGAGACACATTCAGTTTGCATACCTGAAGGAAGAAAACCTACTTTAAGGCTAAATGCATACTGTAACACGCAACATTCAGAATGTTTCAGGTAGGTAAAACAAGGCTGATGAACACAAGATTttatgcaacaaaacaaaaactcagtGAATGAACTGTAAATCACTAGatctttacaaaaataaaaatctacttCACTCGATTTAAGTACCTCGGTATTTTCAGCAGTTCTTTGCTgaatataaatgtcataaagCAGCTCAGATgtaaatttgttttgctgtagtCATCAATGAGCAGGGTAACAGCCAGGCATTGACTTTGATTTTAACTTTGCTACAAACACAGGACTCACTTAAAAATGGTTCAATTTTTACACCTGAAACGATCAAAGCAAAAACCTCAAATACACAATTAAAAGTGGGGAGTACCAAAGGCTAATTCATGATTGTCATATCTTCCAAATATACAGGCTGTTATAATTATCACTGGTAATGAAAGTAGGTgagtaaacaaaacacaaatattcacCTTCAAAAAATACTTTCCTGGATCATGTCACCATCAGGGGAAAGTCACAAATACAAgcaacaaaaactgaagcaaATATAAAATCCCAGCATTAAtgtcaacaaaacatttctctgtTACATGGTAAAAGACAGGAGAACATAACAAGAACACACTGTTATACTCAACTGTGCGCCGTCCACAGGACTGTCTCAAGTAGGGTGATTATACTATCAcaggttttaataaaataattcacaGATTATTGTAAGAGCATTTATAAGACTATTTCAAGGCCAAACAAAGAAGGTATTACTGAACTCTTTTTGGGCCAGTTATAAGAATGTTAATTTGTGCCACAATCTAAAACTGTATTTCAATTgtctaaaatataataaaattttgATTTATCTAAGTCAACTGATGAATATGATTGTGCAGCTAATTCACAGCAACCAGGAAGGCAAACTAACACCACAAGTGTTTCTACCTATTATTAGCTACTGGTGTTATAATTACTGTAGTTAGGTGTTATTCctaaatatacaaacatatatatCAATACTAGCAACCAATCAAAGGGACTTTTATGGGGGTCCAAACTGAGGATTTCTATGAGTTGATTGTATAGTGCAGACTTAGACTAAACCAAAATGCATCTACTCACAAGTTATCTGAaaaattgggggggggggaactTAAGGTACATCTGATTTGCAACAGCTCAACAGTGTCAGACTGAATAAGTAACAAGAGCAAAAGACAAATTATTGTAGTTGCTTGGTTCACACTAAAAACTTTCCCTTGTAAAACTACTACTAAAACAAATCCGCAAAAAATATAATCTGTAAATACTGTTTCTTGTTAAAAGGATGATCTCTAACATTAATCATTCCTTTAACTTACAGTATGTCCAGAATGTACATTTCACTTGAGACAATCAATGTTGCATGACCATCTAAACCATGACATCATGGTTTTGTTGCTATGGTTATTTATACTGTAACAGTCCACTGATCCAGTGCAGTATACTGACTGCATATAGTCTCATATTTACCATGCTGAATGGTTGCATCATAAAATAAATCCAGTGTGCTATTTCAATGAACTTCATTTTCACAGGATAAGTTAAGTGGTTCTGAGATCCTGCAGGTCTCTGCACTTCCATCAGTATGTTTTCAGGTTACCTCAGTATCACTTTATGTCTGGAGTATGTCAGATACTGTGGGTCCAATCCAGTCACAGCCTAGTTTAATTTGACAGTACAaaggactgtgtttgtgtgatataTGGATGTCCCAGGCCTATCTCTTGTAGTGACTGGGTGCATCCGCAAACATGTACTTCAGTCTATAAGCTTCAGCCAGGAGGAGACCCACTTCCTCGTTACCCCAGTGAATTGTAGGAAGGTTCTGCAGTAGCATGAGAAGGCCCTGAAGATCAACAGAAATATGCTTTAAGACATCAGCAGTATTTTTGGAAGATGGTGATTAATAACAGAGTATGCATAGGATTTCAGTGTGTACTGCAATTGATATTCACTGGTTATGTTCTGGTACCTGAAAGTCAACCATGGAGAGAATTTCTTTGCGCCACTCAGtgagaaaagcagcacagacaTACAGGTGGAAGTGGGAGAACCCCTCAGCTTCAGCCTGTGGAGAACAGAGCAGAACTATAGTCAGTTATTCAAAAGTGACAAACAAGAAGGATGCTGCCAACCTAATAAACA
Coding sequences within it:
- the LOC113146014 gene encoding zinc finger protein 226 isoform X1 codes for the protein MPVRSVGLDTDSTDRVESCRRRLSERGEGSRMDGVSWSTTRAHETFGRCRSAGDTLSRLASFIARAETKQHTRNLRHQQSHLPVYVCHECGKGFPYATDLLHHQELKNALPKPHRCSSCGQEFSLRSSLHLHKCEYDSSRCELCHGESQLGSPCPACTTHTSDPSRPQDKSLHRQSHLLDNSPYACAPCGRGFSQKQALLHHQQAGCSEPPSPSDVVDASLPDESPTVSEGDSTRSDSSDTPGPRSRAVNMCQFCLRTFRTEAGLQRHKQSNHTEEQLWSLQGQKTKRECTVGETKKGGNQKVSGCPNTKPQSKKKLLSCRSCDMVFRTTSKLYVHRKEKHTREKNIRREPRPVISKRRRGGSYPCQICGKVFVHHLSLRAHCRHHTTSSFTTTKNKTLSLGYTTKDSKLSECRPNKAKTSLAGNKTVRGGLRRPRKVSKLQTKAPDPGKCREVPEVKEMEEDEEEEREFPCPSCAEVFSVQEQLREHMELHQSSMKRRQCSVCTNEMDTCKWPGSKRQRLYHCVPCQQGFSALDSFLEHCQKHLRIKVEEDSITETSKT
- the LOC113146014 gene encoding zinc finger protein 226 isoform X2, which codes for MDGVSWSTTRAHETFGRCRSAGDTLSRLASFIARAETKQHTRNLRHQQSHLPVYVCHECGKGFPYATDLLHHQELKNALPKPHRCSSCGQEFSLRSSLHLHKCEYDSSRCELCHGESQLGSPCPACTTHTSDPSRPQDKSLHRQSHLLDNSPYACAPCGRGFSQKQALLHHQQAGCSEPPSPSDVVDASLPDESPTVSEGDSTRSDSSDTPGPRSRAVNMCQFCLRTFRTEAGLQRHKQSNHTEEQLWSLQGQKTKRECTVGETKKGGNQKVSGCPNTKPQSKKKLLSCRSCDMVFRTTSKLYVHRKEKHTREKNIRREPRPVISKRRRGGSYPCQICGKVFVHHLSLRAHCRHHTTSSFTTTKNKTLSLGYTTKDSKLSECRPNKAKTSLAGNKTVRGGLRRPRKVSKLQTKAPDPGKCREVPEVKEMEEDEEEEREFPCPSCAEVFSVQEQLREHMELHQSSMKRRQCSVCTNEMDTCKWPGSKRQRLYHCVPCQQGFSALDSFLEHCQKHLRIKVEEDSITETSKT